In Sciurus carolinensis chromosome 17, mSciCar1.2, whole genome shotgun sequence, one genomic interval encodes:
- the LOC124969264 gene encoding LOW QUALITY PROTEIN: transcription factor HES-1-like (The sequence of the model RefSeq protein was modified relative to this genomic sequence to represent the inferred CDS: inserted 2 bases in 1 codon) produces the protein MPADIMEKNSSSPVAATPASVNTTPDKPKTASEHTKSSKPIMEKRGRARINESLCQLKTLILDALKKASSRHSKLEKADILEMTVKHLRNLQRAQMTAALSTDPSVLGKYRAGFSECMNEVTRFPSTCEGVNTEVRTRLLGHLANCMTQVNATTYPGQPHPALQAPPSPPPGPGSPQHTRFAPPPPLLVPISGGAAPPPGGAPCKLGSQAGEAAXMPAPDGQFAFLIPNGAFAHSGPVIPVYTSNSGTSVGPNAVSPSSGSSLTADSMWRPWRN, from the exons atgccagccgatataatggagaaaaattccTCGTCCCCGGTGGCTGCTACCCCAGCCAGTGTCAACACGACACCGGATAAACCAAAGACAGCATCTGAGCACACAAAGTCATCCAAACCTATcatggagaaaagaggaagagcaaGAATAAATGAAAGCCTGTGCCAGCTGAAAACGCTCATTTTGGATGCTCTTAAGAAAGCTAGCTCCCGGCATTCCAAGCTGGAGAAGGCGGACATTCTGGAAATGACAGTGAAGCACCTCCGGAACCTGCAGCGGGCGCAAATGACTGCTGCGCTGAGCACAGACCCGAGCGTGCTGGGGAAGTACCGCGCCGGCTTCAGCGAGTGCATGAACGAGGTGACCCGCTTCCCGTCCACGTGCGAGGGCGTTAACACCGAGGTACGCACTCGGCTGCTCGGCCACCTGGCCAACTGCATGACCCAGGTCAACGCCACGACCTACCCTGGGCAGCCGCATCCCGCCTTGCAGGCGCCGCCGTCGCCCCCGCCAGGACCCGGCAGCCCCCAGCACACGCGGTtcgcgccgccgccgccactgCTTGTGCCCATCTCCGGAGGTGCGGCGCCCCCTCCCGGCGGCGCACCCTGCAAGTTGGGCAGCCAGGCTGGAGAGGCGGC AATGCCGGCTCCTGATGGCCAATTTGCCTTCCTCATCCCGAATGGGGCGTTCGCTCACAGCGGCCCAGTCATCCCAGTCTACACCAGCAACAGTGGGACCTCAGTGGGTCCCAACGCAGTATCTCCTTCCAGCGGCTCCTCGCTCACTGCGGACTCCATGTGGAGGCCGTGGCGGAACTGA